In Pseudomonas fluorescens NCIMB 11764, a single window of DNA contains:
- a CDS encoding isovaleryl-CoA dehydrogenase, which produces MSYPSLNFALGETIDMLRDQVQSFVAKEIAPRAAQIDIDNLFPADLWRKFGDMGLLGVTVPEEYGGAGLGYLAHVVIMEEISRGSASVALSYGAHSNLCVNQINRNGNHEQKSKYLPKLISGEHIGALAMSEPNAGSDVVSMKLRADKRGDHYVLNGSKTWITNGPDANTYVIYAKTDLEKGPHGITAFIVERDWKGFSRSNKFDKLGMRGSNTCELFFDDVEVPEENILGVLNGGVKVLMSGLDYERVVLSGGPTGIMQACMDLIVPYIHDRKQFGQSIGEFQLIQGKVADMYTQLNASRAYLYAVAQACERGETTRKDAAGVILYSAERATQMALDAIQILGGNGYINEFPAGRLLRDAKLYEIGAGTSEIRRMLIGRELFNETR; this is translated from the coding sequence ATGAGCTACCCATCCCTGAACTTTGCCCTCGGTGAAACCATCGACATGCTGCGCGATCAGGTTCAGTCCTTCGTCGCCAAAGAGATCGCCCCGCGCGCCGCTCAGATCGACATCGACAACCTGTTCCCCGCCGACCTGTGGCGCAAATTCGGTGACATGGGCCTGCTCGGCGTTACCGTGCCGGAAGAGTACGGCGGTGCTGGCCTGGGGTACCTGGCCCACGTGGTCATCATGGAAGAAATCAGCCGGGGCTCGGCGTCGGTTGCCCTGTCCTACGGCGCGCACTCCAACCTCTGCGTCAACCAGATCAACCGCAACGGCAATCACGAACAGAAAAGCAAATACCTGCCGAAGCTCATCAGCGGCGAGCACATCGGCGCCCTGGCCATGAGCGAACCGAATGCCGGCTCCGACGTGGTGTCGATGAAACTGCGCGCCGACAAACGTGGCGATCACTACGTGCTCAACGGCAGCAAAACCTGGATCACCAACGGTCCGGACGCCAACACCTACGTGATCTACGCCAAGACCGACCTGGAAAAAGGTCCGCACGGTATCACCGCCTTCATCGTCGAACGCGACTGGAAAGGTTTCAGCCGCAGCAACAAATTCGACAAGCTGGGCATGCGCGGTTCGAACACCTGCGAACTGTTCTTCGATGACGTCGAGGTGCCGGAAGAAAACATTCTCGGCGTACTCAATGGCGGCGTGAAAGTGCTGATGAGCGGCCTCGATTACGAACGCGTTGTCCTTTCGGGCGGCCCGACCGGGATCATGCAGGCCTGCATGGACCTGATCGTGCCGTACATCCACGACCGCAAGCAGTTCGGCCAGAGCATCGGCGAATTCCAGCTGATCCAGGGCAAGGTCGCCGACATGTACACCCAGCTCAACGCCAGCCGCGCCTATCTGTATGCCGTCGCTCAAGCCTGCGAGCGTGGCGAAACCACCCGCAAGGACGCCGCAGGCGTGATCCTCTACAGCGCCGAACGCGCCACGCAAATGGCCCTCGACGCGATCCAGATTCTCGGCGGCAACGGCTACATCAACGAATTCCCGGCCGGTCGTCTGCTGCGTGACGCCAAGCTGTACGAAATCGGCGCTGGCACCAGTGAGATTCGTCGCATGCTGATCGGTCGCGAACTGTTCAACGAAACCCGCTGA
- a CDS encoding carboxyl transferase domain-containing protein: MAILHTQLNPRSAEFATNSAAMLKQVDALHTLLAQVQQGGGPKAQERHTSRGKLLPRERINRLLDPGSPFLEISQLAAYEVYGEDVPAAGVIAGIGRVEGVECMIVANDATVKGGSYYPLTVKKHLRAQTIAQQNRLPCIYLVDSGGANLPRQDEVFPDREHFGRIFFNQANMSAMGIPQIAVVMGSCTAGGAYVPAMADEAIMVREQATIFLAGPPLVKAATGEVVSAEDLGGADVHCKISGVADHYAESDEHALAIARRSIANLNWRKLGEVQQHTPIAPLYSSDELYGVVSADAKQPFDVREVIARLVDGSVFDEFKALFGTTLVCGFAYLHGYPIAILANNGILFAEAAQKGAHFIELACQRGIPLLFLQNITGFMVGQKYEAGGIAKHGAKLVTAVACAKVPKFTVIIGGSFGAGNYGMCGRAYDPRFLWMWPNARIGVMGAEQAAGVLVQVKREQAERSGQGFSAEQEAEIKQPILDQYEEQGHPYYSSARLWDDGVIDPAQTRDVLALALSASLNAPIEPSRFGVFRM, translated from the coding sequence ATGGCTATCCTGCATACCCAGCTCAACCCCCGTTCGGCGGAGTTCGCGACCAACAGCGCGGCGATGCTCAAACAGGTCGACGCCCTGCACACCCTGCTCGCCCAAGTGCAGCAAGGTGGCGGCCCGAAAGCGCAAGAACGCCACACCTCGCGGGGCAAATTGCTGCCCCGTGAACGAATCAATCGCCTGCTCGATCCGGGCTCACCGTTTCTCGAGATCAGCCAACTGGCGGCTTACGAGGTGTATGGCGAAGACGTGCCGGCCGCTGGCGTGATCGCCGGGATCGGCCGTGTGGAAGGCGTCGAATGCATGATCGTGGCCAACGATGCCACCGTGAAAGGTGGCTCGTATTACCCGCTGACCGTGAAGAAGCACCTGCGCGCCCAGACCATCGCCCAGCAGAATCGCTTGCCGTGCATTTATCTGGTGGATTCGGGCGGCGCCAACTTGCCGCGCCAGGATGAAGTGTTCCCGGACCGCGAGCATTTCGGGCGGATCTTCTTCAACCAGGCCAACATGAGCGCCATGGGCATTCCGCAGATCGCGGTAGTCATGGGCTCGTGCACTGCCGGTGGTGCCTACGTGCCAGCAATGGCCGACGAAGCAATCATGGTTCGCGAGCAAGCGACGATCTTTCTTGCCGGTCCGCCGCTGGTAAAAGCCGCGACCGGTGAAGTGGTCAGCGCCGAGGATCTGGGCGGCGCCGATGTGCATTGCAAGATTTCCGGCGTCGCCGACCACTACGCCGAGAGCGATGAACACGCCCTGGCCATTGCCCGGCGCAGCATCGCCAACCTCAACTGGCGCAAGCTCGGTGAAGTCCAGCAACACACGCCCATCGCCCCGCTCTACAGCAGCGACGAGTTGTACGGCGTCGTGTCGGCGGACGCCAAGCAACCGTTCGACGTGCGCGAAGTGATTGCGCGACTGGTGGACGGCTCGGTGTTCGATGAATTCAAGGCACTGTTCGGGACTACGCTGGTGTGCGGTTTTGCCTACCTGCACGGTTATCCGATCGCGATCCTCGCCAACAACGGCATCCTGTTCGCTGAAGCGGCGCAGAAAGGCGCGCACTTCATCGAACTGGCCTGTCAGCGCGGCATTCCACTGCTGTTCCTGCAAAACATCACCGGCTTCATGGTCGGCCAGAAATACGAGGCCGGCGGCATCGCCAAGCACGGCGCGAAACTGGTGACCGCCGTGGCGTGCGCCAAGGTGCCGAAATTCACCGTGATCATCGGCGGCAGTTTCGGCGCCGGTAACTATGGCATGTGCGGGCGGGCCTACGATCCGCGCTTCCTGTGGATGTGGCCTAACGCACGCATCGGCGTGATGGGTGCCGAGCAAGCGGCGGGCGTTCTGGTGCAGGTCAAACGCGAGCAGGCAGAGCGCAGTGGCCAGGGTTTCAGCGCCGAGCAGGAAGCCGAGATCAAGCAACCGATCCTCGATCAATACGAGGAACAGGGTCACCCTTACTACTCCAGTGCACGGCTGTGGGATGACGGTGTCATTGACCCGGCACAAACCCGCGACGTGTTGGCCCTGGCCTTGTCCGCGTCGTTGAACGCGCCAATCGAACCGAGCCGCTTCGGCGTGTTCCGGATGTGA
- a CDS encoding gamma-carboxygeranoyl-CoA hydratase, whose product MSDFNTLELQIDPRGFATLWLSREEKNNAFNAEMIRELILALDKVSGDASLRFLLVRGRGKHFSAGADLAWMQQSAELDYHTNLDDARELAELMYNLAKLKVPTLAVVQGAAFGGALGLISCCDMAIGADDAQFCLSEVRIGLAPAVISPFVVQAIGERAARRYALTAERFGGQRAREIGLLSESYPINELEQKVDQWIDNLLLNSPAAMRVSKDLLREVGNGALTPALRRYTENAIARIRVSPEGQEGLRAFLQKRPPSWQAETTPKEPR is encoded by the coding sequence ATGAGCGACTTCAACACCCTCGAGCTGCAGATCGACCCGCGGGGTTTCGCCACCCTGTGGCTGAGCCGCGAAGAAAAGAACAACGCGTTCAACGCTGAAATGATCCGCGAACTGATCCTCGCCCTGGACAAGGTCTCGGGCGATGCCAGCCTGCGCTTCTTGCTGGTGCGTGGACGCGGCAAGCATTTCAGCGCTGGCGCCGACCTGGCGTGGATGCAGCAGTCAGCCGAGCTCGATTACCACACCAATCTCGACGACGCGCGGGAACTGGCGGAGTTGATGTACAACCTCGCCAAGCTGAAAGTCCCGACCCTGGCCGTGGTGCAAGGTGCGGCGTTCGGCGGCGCGCTGGGCCTGATCAGTTGCTGCGACATGGCGATCGGCGCCGACGACGCGCAATTCTGCCTGTCGGAAGTACGCATCGGCCTGGCGCCGGCGGTGATCAGCCCATTCGTGGTGCAAGCCATCGGCGAGCGCGCGGCACGCCGTTATGCGCTGACTGCCGAGCGCTTCGGCGGGCAGCGGGCGCGGGAAATCGGTTTGTTGTCGGAGAGCTATCCGATCAATGAGCTGGAACAGAAAGTCGATCAGTGGATCGACAATCTGCTGCTCAACAGCCCCGCGGCCATGCGCGTCAGCAAAGACTTGCTGCGTGAAGTCGGCAACGGCGCGCTGACGCCGGCGCTGCGCCGCTACACCGAAAATGCCATCGCGCGAATCCGCGTCAGCCCCGAAGGCCAGGAAGGTCTGCGGGCCTTTCTGCAAAAGCGTCCGCCGAGCTGGCAGGCCGAAACCACCCCCAAGGAGCCGCGTTGA
- a CDS encoding acetyl/propionyl/methylcrotonyl-CoA carboxylase subunit alpha, whose protein sequence is MSAPVITSLLVANRGEIACRVMRTAKALGLTTVAVHSATDREARHSREADIRVDLGGSKAADSYLQIDKLIAVAKASGAQAIHPGYGFLSENAGFARAIEAAGLIFLGPPASAIDAMGSKSAAKALMETAGVPLVPGYHGEAQDLDTFRDACERIGYPVLLKATAGGGGKGMKVVEDVSQLAEALASAQREAQSSFGDSRMLVEKYLLKPRHVEIQIFADRHGNCLYLNERDCSIQRRHQKVVEEAPAPGLSPELRRAMGEAAVRSAQAIGYVGAGTVEFLLDARGEFFFMEMNTRLQVEHPVTEAITGLDLVAWQIRVARGEALPMTQDQVPLIGHAIEVRLYAEDPGNDFLPATGRLELYRESAEGPGRRVDSGVEEGDEISPFYDPMLGKLIAWGEDREQARLRLLSMLDEFAIGGLKTNINFLRRIVGHPAFAAAELDTGFIPRYQEQLLPEPSELSDEFWQAAAQAFAQSQPRSPRVDDLSSPWANSNGFRSGLPTEITLHLSCEGQDRALTLGDRNAQCAQLKGEQLLTERNGVRRQHRAIRRDGIVYLQWEGELRRIEAYDPISAVEASHSHHGGLTAPMNGSIVRVLVEAGQTVEAGAQLVVLEAMKMEHSIRAPHAGVIKALYCQEGEMVSEGSALVELEEA, encoded by the coding sequence ATGAGCGCACCTGTTATCACCTCTCTGCTGGTGGCCAACCGTGGCGAAATCGCTTGTCGGGTGATGCGCACCGCCAAGGCGTTGGGCCTGACCACCGTCGCCGTGCACAGCGCCACCGACCGTGAAGCCCGGCATAGCCGCGAAGCGGATATCCGCGTCGACCTCGGCGGCAGCAAGGCCGCCGACAGTTACCTGCAAATCGACAAACTGATCGCTGTCGCCAAGGCCAGCGGCGCTCAGGCCATTCATCCGGGCTACGGCTTTCTGTCCGAGAACGCCGGGTTCGCCCGTGCGATCGAAGCAGCGGGCCTGATTTTCCTCGGCCCGCCCGCCTCGGCCATCGATGCGATGGGCAGCAAGTCCGCCGCCAAGGCCTTGATGGAAACCGCTGGCGTGCCACTGGTGCCGGGTTATCACGGCGAAGCTCAAGACCTCGATACCTTCCGCGACGCCTGCGAACGCATCGGCTACCCGGTGCTGCTCAAGGCAACGGCGGGCGGTGGCGGCAAAGGCATGAAAGTGGTCGAGGACGTCAGCCAACTGGCCGAAGCCCTGGCCTCGGCCCAGCGTGAGGCGCAATCCTCGTTCGGCGATTCGCGGATGCTGGTCGAAAAATACCTGCTGAAACCCCGCCACGTGGAAATCCAGATTTTCGCCGACCGGCATGGCAACTGCCTGTACCTCAACGAACGGGATTGCTCGATTCAGCGTCGACACCAGAAAGTCGTCGAAGAAGCCCCCGCGCCAGGCCTCAGCCCGGAACTGCGTCGCGCCATGGGCGAAGCCGCTGTGCGTTCGGCGCAGGCCATCGGTTATGTCGGTGCCGGCACCGTGGAATTCTTGCTGGATGCGCGCGGTGAGTTCTTCTTCATGGAGATGAACACACGCCTGCAAGTGGAGCACCCGGTCACCGAAGCCATCACCGGCCTCGATCTGGTGGCCTGGCAGATTCGCGTGGCGCGCGGTGAAGCGCTGCCGATGACCCAGGATCAGGTGCCGTTGATCGGGCATGCGATTGAAGTGCGGCTGTATGCCGAAGATCCGGGCAATGATTTCCTGCCCGCCACCGGGCGTCTGGAGTTGTATCGAGAGTCGGCTGAAGGTCCGGGGCGTCGAGTCGACAGCGGTGTTGAAGAAGGCGATGAGATTTCGCCGTTCTACGACCCGATGCTGGGCAAGCTGATTGCCTGGGGCGAGGATCGTGAGCAGGCACGCCTGCGCTTGTTGAGCATGCTCGATGAGTTCGCGATTGGTGGGCTCAAGACCAACATCAACTTCCTGCGTCGAATCGTGGGTCATCCGGCGTTTGCGGCGGCCGAACTGGATACCGGGTTTATTCCGCGTTATCAGGAGCAACTGCTGCCGGAGCCCTCGGAACTCAGCGATGAATTCTGGCAAGCCGCGGCGCAGGCGTTCGCCCAGAGCCAGCCTCGTTCACCGCGCGTCGATGACCTGAGTTCGCCTTGGGCCAACAGCAACGGTTTTCGGTCCGGCCTGCCGACCGAAATCACCTTGCACCTGAGTTGTGAAGGTCAGGACCGCGCATTGACGTTGGGCGACCGCAATGCCCAATGCGCGCAACTCAAGGGCGAGCAACTGCTCACCGAACGCAACGGCGTGCGCCGCCAGCATCGGGCAATCCGCCGCGACGGCATTGTGTATCTGCAATGGGAAGGTGAATTGCGCCGCATCGAGGCCTACGACCCGATCAGCGCCGTCGAAGCCAGTCACAGCCATCACGGCGGACTGACCGCCCCCATGAACGGCAGCATCGTGCGGGTGCTGGTGGAGGCCGGGCAAACGGTCGAAGCCGGGGCGCAACTGGTGGTGCTGGAAGCGATGAAGATGGAACACAGCATTCGTGCGCCACACGCCGGGGTGATCAAGGCGTTGTATTGCCAGGAAGGCGAAATGGTCAGCGAAGGCAGTGCGTTGGTCGAGCTGGAAGAAGCCTGA
- a CDS encoding LexA family protein translates to MDKWIELVKAKMSELNVTQEILAERLGMSQGGIGHWLNKRRQPGIDDMNRVLHALGMEFLEVALVIREPDTSKEDSQDLVRKYNPYFRYPVSDWRESCEVRDGEPTVYDKARFELTDYHAQGAAFWLRVTGDAMTAPTGVSIAEGMMILVDPAIVPEPGKLVIAQWPDSTEATFRKLIEEGGQRYLVPLNPTYPKALFTEACRIIGVVVQATARF, encoded by the coding sequence ATGGATAAATGGATTGAATTGGTCAAGGCCAAGATGAGTGAACTCAACGTCACTCAAGAGATACTCGCCGAGCGCCTCGGAATGTCCCAGGGCGGCATAGGCCATTGGCTGAACAAACGCCGCCAGCCGGGCATCGATGACATGAACCGGGTATTACACGCGCTGGGCATGGAATTTCTCGAAGTGGCGCTGGTTATCCGCGAGCCGGACACGTCGAAGGAGGACAGCCAGGATCTGGTGCGAAAGTACAACCCGTACTTCCGTTACCCGGTCAGTGACTGGCGAGAATCCTGCGAGGTGCGCGACGGCGAGCCGACGGTGTATGACAAGGCGCGATTCGAGCTGACCGATTACCACGCTCAGGGCGCGGCGTTCTGGTTGAGGGTGACGGGCGATGCGATGACCGCACCGACTGGCGTCAGTATCGCCGAGGGCATGATGATCCTGGTGGACCCGGCCATTGTGCCGGAGCCCGGAAAACTGGTGATTGCCCAATGGCCGGACAGCACCGAGGCGACCTTTCGCAAGCTGATCGAAGAGGGCGGGCAGCGTTACCTGGTCCCGCTCAATCCGACATATCCGAAAGCCCTTTTCACTGAAGCCTGCCGAATCATCGGCGTAGTGGTTCAGGCAACGGCCAGGTTCTGA
- a CDS encoding DUF6124 family protein produces MTIPSNDLPDLQIDTSLTSPKGSAAAQRALDYYLKPAVSEEVEEERFFEVNRNVSSEEALVRASDLLCCAAATASESANSLHGVHRALAFSTVHMIDMAKALLDRSLDEDHHA; encoded by the coding sequence ATGACTATCCCCAGCAACGACCTGCCCGATCTGCAAATCGACACCTCCCTCACCTCGCCAAAAGGCTCAGCTGCCGCACAACGGGCACTGGATTATTACTTGAAACCAGCTGTGTCCGAGGAGGTGGAAGAAGAGCGCTTTTTCGAGGTGAACCGCAACGTCAGCAGCGAGGAAGCGCTGGTGCGTGCTTCAGATCTGCTGTGCTGCGCCGCAGCCACGGCATCCGAATCAGCGAATAGTCTGCACGGTGTCCACCGGGCCCTGGCATTTTCGACGGTGCATATGATCGATATGGCCAAGGCGTTGCTGGATCGGTCCCTGGACGAGGATCATCACGCATAA
- a CDS encoding M14 family metallopeptidase produces the protein MTVAKSSFSISANFDSGNIEVLDISNPLQALLAIKPDTRSQHFQWFHFKASGLHVGQEHWFRLSNASKSSYNKAWDGYQAVASYDHVNWFRVPTIFEGDCLRFSLEATATHAWFAYFEPYSRGRHDWLIEQALTKAGTELLATGKSVEGRDIQLLRKGTGAEGQRKVWMIAQQHPGEHMAEWFMEGVIERLERHDDPVLNTLLASADLYLVPNMNPDGAFHGHLRTNAMGQDLNRAWQSASQEVSPEVLFVQQQMEKYGVDLFLDIHGDEEIPYVFTAGCEGNPGYTPRIEKLETHFRDHLKHLTKDFQTKHGYTRDEPGKANMTLACNSIGEKFDCLSLTLEMPFKDNDDAPNPLTGWSGKRSKQLGKDVLTTVADMVGTLR, from the coding sequence ATGACCGTGGCTAAATCCTCTTTCAGCATCAGTGCAAACTTCGACAGCGGCAATATTGAAGTGCTGGATATCAGCAATCCGTTGCAAGCGTTGCTGGCCATCAAGCCTGACACCCGCAGCCAGCATTTCCAGTGGTTTCACTTCAAGGCCAGCGGGTTGCACGTCGGTCAGGAGCACTGGTTTCGTCTGAGCAATGCCAGCAAATCCTCATACAACAAAGCCTGGGATGGTTATCAGGCGGTGGCGTCCTATGATCACGTCAACTGGTTCCGGGTGCCGACCATTTTCGAAGGCGACTGCCTGCGTTTTAGCCTCGAAGCCACGGCGACCCACGCCTGGTTTGCCTACTTCGAACCCTACAGCCGTGGCCGCCATGACTGGTTGATCGAGCAGGCGCTGACCAAGGCCGGCACCGAACTGCTGGCCACCGGCAAAAGCGTTGAAGGGCGTGACATTCAGTTGCTGCGCAAAGGCACCGGTGCCGAAGGCCAGCGCAAGGTCTGGATGATTGCCCAGCAACACCCCGGCGAGCACATGGCCGAATGGTTCATGGAAGGTGTGATCGAACGCCTGGAAAGGCACGACGATCCCGTCCTGAACACACTGCTGGCCAGCGCCGATTTGTACCTGGTGCCAAACATGAACCCGGATGGCGCCTTCCACGGTCATCTGCGCACCAACGCCATGGGCCAGGACCTCAACCGCGCCTGGCAGAGCGCCAGCCAGGAAGTCAGCCCGGAAGTCCTGTTCGTTCAGCAGCAGATGGAAAAATATGGTGTCGACCTGTTCCTCGACATCCACGGTGATGAAGAAATCCCTTACGTGTTCACCGCCGGTTGCGAAGGCAACCCTGGCTACACGCCGCGGATCGAAAAGCTGGAAACTCACTTTCGCGATCACTTGAAACATTTGACCAAAGACTTCCAGACCAAACACGGCTACACCCGCGACGAGCCGGGCAAAGCCAACATGACGCTGGCGTGCAACAGCATTGGCGAGAAATTCGACTGCCTGTCGCTGACCCTGGAAATGCCGTTCAAGGACAACGATGACGCACCGAACCCGCTGACGGGCTGGTCGGGCAAGCGGTCGAAGCAGTTGGGCAAGGATGTGTTGACGACTGTTGCGGATATGGTCGGCACCCTGCGCTAA
- a CDS encoding winged helix-turn-helix transcriptional regulator, whose amino-acid sequence MAKRTSMQSAECPVARSLDAIGDWWSLLIVRDAFDGIRRFGEFQRSLGMAKNILSARLRTLVTHGIFDLVPASDGSAYQEYVLTEKGKGLFPLIIGLRQWGEAFFYEDGEAHSRVVDRDNGRPVRALELRAEDGRLLGPEDCVRVAAE is encoded by the coding sequence ATGGCCAAACGCACAAGCATGCAAAGCGCCGAATGCCCGGTCGCCCGTTCACTGGATGCCATTGGCGATTGGTGGTCGTTGTTGATCGTGCGCGATGCATTCGACGGCATTCGCCGGTTCGGTGAGTTTCAGCGAAGTCTGGGCATGGCGAAGAATATTCTCTCGGCGCGATTGCGCACGCTGGTGACCCACGGGATTTTCGATCTGGTGCCGGCATCGGACGGCAGCGCCTATCAGGAATATGTGTTGACGGAGAAGGGCAAAGGGTTGTTTCCGCTGATCATTGGTTTGCGGCAGTGGGGCGAGGCGTTCTTTTATGAGGACGGGGAGGCGCACTCGCGGGTGGTTGACCGGGATAATGGTCGACCTGTCCGGGCACTGGAGTTGCGCGCCGAGGATGGGCGCTTGTTGGGACCTGAGGATTGCGTGCGGGTCGCGGCAGAGTAA
- a CDS encoding MFS transporter — protein sequence MKPTQTTLSTGVVLLFAVACGLAVSNVYYAQPLLDAMAEAFAMDPATIGIVVTLTQVGYGVGLLLLVPLGDLLNRRRLIVTQTLLSALTLLMIAFASNSTWLLIGMTLTGLLAVVTQVLVAYAATLAIPAQRGRVVGVVTSGIVVGILLARTVAGGMADLAGWRSIYLLSAGLTLVMALLLFRVLPKHENTQPASSYATLLGSVFTLFKEEPVLRQRAVLALLTFASAMVLWTPMVLPLSAPPLSLSHTQIGLFGLAGAAGALAAARAGHLADRGLGQWTSGLSLLLMLVSWLPIALTQSSLWALLLGVITLDLGLQAVHVTSQSMIYSVRPEAQSRLTAGYMLFYSIGSALGSIGSTAMYAWGGWLGVCLLGAGINAVALVYWWRTLPTKAHETCGEGIHPRSAAKQS from the coding sequence ATGAAGCCCACTCAAACAACACTCAGCACCGGCGTTGTACTGCTGTTCGCCGTAGCCTGCGGCCTGGCCGTCAGTAACGTGTATTACGCGCAGCCCTTGCTCGATGCCATGGCCGAGGCATTTGCCATGGACCCGGCCACCATCGGCATCGTCGTCACGCTCACCCAGGTAGGTTACGGCGTCGGATTGTTGTTGCTGGTGCCGCTTGGCGATCTGCTGAACCGTCGACGTTTGATCGTCACGCAAACCCTGCTGTCGGCGCTGACCTTGTTGATGATCGCCTTCGCGTCGAACAGTACCTGGTTGTTGATCGGGATGACGTTGACCGGGTTACTGGCGGTGGTGACACAAGTGTTGGTGGCCTACGCCGCGACATTGGCCATCCCGGCGCAGCGCGGGCGCGTGGTCGGCGTGGTCACCAGCGGCATTGTTGTTGGCATTCTGCTGGCCCGGACAGTCGCGGGTGGAATGGCTGATCTGGCAGGGTGGCGGTCGATTTATCTGTTGTCGGCGGGGTTGACGCTTGTGATGGCGTTGCTGCTGTTTCGCGTACTGCCGAAACATGAGAACACGCAACCCGCCAGTTCTTATGCGACGTTGCTCGGTTCGGTGTTCACATTGTTCAAGGAAGAACCGGTGCTGCGTCAACGGGCGGTTCTCGCGTTGCTGACCTTCGCCAGCGCCATGGTGCTGTGGACACCCATGGTGTTGCCGCTGAGCGCCCCGCCGCTGTCGTTGTCCCACACGCAAATCGGATTGTTCGGACTGGCCGGTGCCGCCGGTGCATTGGCGGCTGCACGTGCCGGGCATCTGGCCGATCGCGGTTTGGGTCAATGGACCAGCGGGTTGTCACTGTTATTGATGCTGGTTTCCTGGTTGCCGATCGCCCTGACCCAATCCTCCTTGTGGGCCTTGTTGCTGGGTGTGATTACCCTGGATCTTGGCTTGCAAGCCGTGCACGTGACCAGCCAAAGCATGATCTACAGCGTGCGCCCCGAAGCCCAAAGCCGTCTTACCGCGGGTTACATGCTGTTCTATTCGATTGGCAGCGCGTTGGGTTCGATCGGTTCGACGGCGATGTATGCGTGGGGCGGGTGGCTCGGCGTTTGCCTGCTGGGGGCAGGTATCAACGCCGTGGCATTGGTCTATTGGTGGCGGACGCTGCCCACGAAAGCACACGAAACCTGTGGCGAGGGGATTCATCCCCGTTCGGCTGCGAAGCAGTCGTAA
- a CDS encoding cytochrome b, which translates to MSAQPNHFAPLARLLHWLMALMIIAMLFIGAGMVASVSERHEWLIHLHKPLGIAILLLVIVRLGVRFSTRQPPLPADLPGWQALAAKASHVLLYALMFILPLLGWAMISAAGDPVMLSSSLQLPSIVPANAQLFAFLRKAHGYLAYLLFLTVLLHLAAALFHGWVRRDEVLDSMLRGKDRT; encoded by the coding sequence ATGAGCGCCCAACCGAACCACTTCGCGCCACTGGCGCGACTGCTGCACTGGCTGATGGCGTTGATGATCATTGCCATGCTGTTCATCGGCGCGGGCATGGTCGCTTCTGTATCAGAGCGTCATGAATGGCTGATCCATCTGCACAAACCGCTGGGCATTGCGATTCTGCTGCTGGTGATCGTGCGCCTCGGCGTGCGCTTTTCTACCCGACAGCCACCGCTTCCTGCGGACTTGCCCGGCTGGCAGGCGCTGGCGGCCAAGGCCTCGCATGTCTTGCTGTACGCCTTGATGTTTATCCTGCCGCTGCTCGGCTGGGCAATGATTTCGGCGGCGGGCGACCCGGTGATGCTCAGCAGTTCGCTGCAGTTGCCCTCGATCGTGCCAGCGAATGCGCAGCTGTTTGCGTTCCTGCGCAAGGCGCACGGGTATCTGGCGTATCTGCTGTTTCTGACCGTGCTGCTGCATCTGGCGGCGGCGTTGTTTCATGGTTGGGTGCGGCGTGATGAGGTGCTGGACAGCATGTTGCGGGGCAAGGATCGCACCTGA